DNA from Arthrobacter sp. StoSoilB19:
ATCCCGCCTTCCCTTGCCTGTGCATCTGGCTGGCAGACCCTTCACGCTTGAAAGCTCAAGAAGCGCCGGACTGGACCACAACCGCCTGCGTCACAACGACGTCGAACACATCAGCCGGGGCCTCTACCGCCCTGCTGCATGGGACTTCTGCCTCGAGCATGCTGCCCGCGCATTGTCGGAGGCGACGCCCGGCGCATGGATTTCCCATGTGACAGCGGCGCGCCTCCAGAGTTCGCTCCTGCCCGCTTGGTTGTCCGACTCCAGTGAACTTCACCTAAGCAAGCCCACGCTGCTTCCGGGAGCCCGCAGGAAAGGAATTCACGGCCACCGGCTCATTGTGAAGCCTGGCGAGGTGGAGTTCGTCGAGGGGATATGGATCAGCACACGGGCACGGACATGGCTGGACATGTCACGGCTACTGCCGTTGGCAGACTTGGTGGCTATGGCGGACCAACTGGTACGGCTGCCCCGGCCTGAACTGGAGGGCAGGGAGGGCGCCTACTCAACAATTGAGGAACTACGGGACATGGTTGCCCGTCATCCAAACCTTCAAGGGGTTGTGCGTGCCCGGCAGGCACTGGACTTGGCGCGGGTTGGATCGGACTCCGCGCCCGAGACCTTCCTCCGGTTGGCCATGTTTGACGCTGGTCTCCCGGAGCCAGAGCTGCAGCTGGCACTTTATCCTGGAGACCCTCGATCGTCGTCTGCCGACCTCGGATTTCGGCAGCGAAGAATTGCTATCCAGTACGACGGCGGCCATCACCTTATGGAAGCCCAGCGACTAAGCGATCGGCGCAGGGACAAGGCCTTCGAAGCGGCCGGGTGGACTGTCATCATCGTCGACAAGGCCGATCAGAAGGACAGCTTCGCTGCCGCTATCAGAAAGATCAGGCGAGCCGTGAAGAACTCTGTGGCGGATGCGACGGTGGCGTCGGGGTTCGCAAACGGGGACTAGTTGAACGGGGCTCACTTTCAGCTGGGATCGACTGAACGTTCGCCGGTGAGATGCGAGCGGGCGTCCCCAGAATAGTCGTCAAGAGTGAGCGGGCGTCGTAGAAAAATCCGCCAAAAGTGAGCGGGCGTCGCCAGAAAAACTGCAGGAAATGATGGGGCGTCTTAAATGGCGGCGCTCCCCCACCCCGGAGGGTGAGGGAGCGCCGGCAACGAGGTGTGGAGTTCTAGCGCTCCACGTCGCCGCGGATGAAGGCTTCCACCTTTTCGCGGGCGAGGTCGTCGTTGAACTGCTCCGGCGGGGACTTCATGAAGTAGCTCGACGCGGACAGCAGCGGGCCGCCGATGCCACGGTCCAGGCCGATCTTCGCGGCGCGGATCGCGTCGATGATCACACCTGCGGAGTTCGGGGAATCCCAGACCTCCAGCTTGTACTCCAGCGACACGGGGGCGTCGCCAAAGTTGCGGCCCTCCAGGCGGACGAACGCCCACTTGCGGTCATCGAGCCACTGCACGTAGTCGGACGGACCGATGTGCACGTCCTTGGCCGCCAGCTCGGCCTCAACGTTGGAGGTCACGGCCTGGGTCTTGGAGATCTTCTTGGACTCCAGCCGGTCACGCTCCAGCATGTTCTTGAAGTCCATGTTGCCGCCAACGTTCAGCTGGTACGTCCGGTCCAGGGTCACGCCCCGGTCCTCGAACAGCTTCGCCATGACCCGGTGGGTGATGGTGGCGCCGATCTGGCTCTTGATGTCATCGCCCACGATCGGAACACCCGCGGCAGTGAACTTGTCCGCCCACTCCTTGGTCCCGGCAATGAAGACCGGCAGCGCGTTCACGAACGCCACGCCGGCGTCGATCGCGGCCTGCGCGTAGAACTCGGCCGCTTCCTGGGAGCCGACGGGCAGGTAGCAGACCATAACGTCAACGGCAGCGTCCTTGAGGGCCTGGAC
Protein-coding regions in this window:
- a CDS encoding endonuclease domain-containing protein, translating into MEFVEGIWISTRARTWLDMSRLLPLADLVAMADQLVRLPRPELEGREGAYSTIEELRDMVARHPNLQGVVRARQALDLARVGSDSAPETFLRLAMFDAGLPEPELQLALYPGDPRSSSADLGFRQRRIAIQYDGGHHLMEAQRLSDRRRDKAFEAAGWTVIIVDKADQKDSFAAAIRKIRRAVKNSVADATVASGFANGD
- a CDS encoding inositol-3-phosphate synthase, with the protein product MSSHPIRVAIVGVGNCAASLVQGVQYYKDADPAETVPGLMHVEFGQYHVGDVQFVAAFDVDGKKVGVDLADAITASENNTIKIADVPPTGVTVQRGHTLDGLGKYYLETIEESTEEPVDVVQALKDAAVDVMVCYLPVGSQEAAEFYAQAAIDAGVAFVNALPVFIAGTKEWADKFTAAGVPIVGDDIKSQIGATITHRVMAKLFEDRGVTLDRTYQLNVGGNMDFKNMLERDRLESKKISKTQAVTSNVEAELAAKDVHIGPSDYVQWLDDRKWAFVRLEGRNFGDAPVSLEYKLEVWDSPNSAGVIIDAIRAAKIGLDRGIGGPLLSASSYFMKSPPEQFNDDLAREKVEAFIRGDVER